The DNA window CATGATGTGGTGCTCCCTCTGGGTTCGGTCGTGCGACGGGTGGTGCTGGCGGACGGGTGGTGCTGGGGTGCGCGTGCCTCAGCGGCGGCGGCCCTTGGCGGTCTCGGTGGCGCTGGCCTTGCTGTCGGCGGCCTCGGCCCCGCGGGAGCCCATCGGCTGCTCCGGCCCGGTGGTCGTGTCCTTGAGCGTCTGGCGCTCGGTCTCGGCGTTGATCTCGGCGCCGAGCAGGATGATGTAGGTCGTCAGGTACAGCCACAGCAGCAGGACGGCGACACCGGCGATCGCGCCGTACGTCTCGTTGTAGCTGCCGAAGTTCGACACGTACAGGCTGAAGGCGATGCTGCCGAGCAGCCACAGCACGGTGGCGACGGCGGCCCCCTGGCTCACCCAGCGCAGCTTGGGGTCGTCGCGGTCGGGGGCCAGGCGGTAGACGACGGCGAGCGCGACGGCGACGAGGACGACGAGCAGGACCCAGCGGGCGGCCTGCGCGGCGATGGTGCCGGCGATGCCCAGGCCCAGGTTGTCGAGCACGGGCGGGACGACGGCGACGAGGCCGACCGACAGGATGACGAAGACGATGGCGCCGAGGGTGAGCAGGAGCGCCAGGCCGCGGAGCTTGACGAAGCCGCGGGTCTCGTCCTCGTCGTAGGCGATGTTGACGGCCTTGATGAGGTTGGCGGTCCCGCCGGAGGCGGACCACAGCGCGAGCAGGATCGAGATGACGAAGCCGATGCCGAGCCCGCTGTCCTGGCTGCCGACGGCCTTCATCTGCTCGGCGATGATCGAGCTGGCCTCCTGCGGGAGGCCGGCGGTGAGCTCCTCGGCCTGACGGGCGGCGTCCGGGCCGCCGACGACGAGGCCCCACAGGCTGATCAGGGCGATCATCGCCGGGAACAGCGCGAGGAAGGCGAAGAACGCGACTCCGCCGGCGAGCATGGGCACGTTGTCGGCCTTGGCCTCCTTCCACGCCCGCTTCAGGACCTGCTTCCAGCCGGAGGCCGGTATCTCGGTCGGCTTGGTCGCCTGGGCGCCCGGGAGGGCCCCGTCACCGGTGCCGGCTTGTTCTGACGTGGTGGTCCCTCGGCTGCTCACGCTGCGCGAGGTACCCCACGACCGTCGCGGGCATGCGCCGCGGCCGGGACCGCCCCGTGTGGCACGGTTCCCGGGTGCACCCGGACGCCAGCGTCAGCGCCCCCGCCCGGGGCGGGCCCGTCGACCGCGCGGGGCGGCTGCTCGCGCCGGACCTCGCCCGCGGCCTGGCCCTGCTCGGCATCGCGCTGGCCAACTGCGTGTCCTACGTCAGCGGCGTGACCACCGGACCGCTCGCGCGACCGGTGGAGGCGACCCCGGCGGACCGCGCGGTGGACACCGTGGTCGGCCTGCTCGTCGACAACCGCGCCTTCCCCATGTTCACGATGCTCTTCGCCTACGGGTTCGTCACCGTGCTGCGGCGGCAGGCCTCGGCAGGTGTCCCCTGGCCCAGGGCACGCGGCCTGCTCGTGCGGCGCTCGCTCGGGCTCGCGGTGCTCGGCGCCGCGCACCTGCTGCTGCTCTTCGCCGGCGACATCCTCCTGGTCTACGGGCTGCTCGGCCTCGCCCTGGTGCTCGTGGTCCGCGCCGGGGACCGGGTGCTCCGCCTGGTCGGGTGGCTGACGCTGCCTGTCTTCCTGGGGCTCGGCGCGCTCGACGGGGTGGCCGAGGGGGACCCGGGCGGGCCGCCCGGCTACCTGGACGACCTGCTCGACCGGGTGCTCGTCCTCGTCAGCACCGTGGTGGGCGCGCCGCTGTTCGTGGCCGCCCTGGCTCCCGCGGCGGTGGTGGGGGTGCTGCTGGCCCGCAGCCAGGTGCTCGAGGACCCTGCGGCGCACCTGCCGCTGCTGCGCCGGCTGGTGCTCGTCGGGCTGCCCGTGAGCGTCCTCGGGGCGGTCCCGCTGGTGCTGCTGTCGACGCAGGTGGTGCAGGCGCCGCCCGCCGTGGACCTGCTCGCGGGCGCGCTGCACGGCGGGACGGGGCTGCTCGGCGCGGCCGCCTTCCTCGGCGGCGTCGGCTGGCTCGTGGCCGCCCGCGCCCGGCGTGCCGACGACCCCCGGCGGGGCGTGGTGCGGGCGCTCGCGGCCGTCGGCGAGCGCTCGCTCAGCTGCTACCTGCTGCAGTCGGTGCTGCTCGTCCCCCTGCTGGCGCCGTGGGCGCTCGGGCTGGGCGTCGGCGCGGGGACGGCCCTGGTGTCGGGCGTCGCCGTCGCGGTCTACCTCGTCACCGTCGTGGTCGCGCTGCTGCTGGACCGCGCCGGACGCCGGGGGCCGGCCGAGGTGCTGCTGCGCCGGGTGGTCTACGGAGCGGCCCCCAACGTGCGGTAGAGGCTGAAGGTTTCATGTGCGGCGTGTCGGGTATCTCGTCTGCGGCCCTCGGGCCACCCCGCCGTCCCGCTGCGGATGGGGACCCCTCAGACAGGAGCAACACATGGGCATCATCGGTTGGATCGTCCTCGGCCTCATCGCCGGTCTCATCGCCAAGGCCATCATGCCGGGCAAGGACCCGGGCGGCCTCATCATCACGATCATCCTCGGCATCGTCGGGGCCCTGCTCGGCGGCTTCCTCGCCTCCGCGATCTTCGGCGTGAGCCCCAACGACGGGTTCTTCGACCTCAGCACCTGGATCTCCGCCATCGTCGGCGCCCTGATCGTCCTCGGCATCTACCGGGCCGTCGCCGGTCGTCGCCACTCGCGCGTCTGAGAGACGCTGCGCGTCTGACCGACGCCCACGGAGCCCCGGTGACCTCACGGTCGCCGGGGCTCCGGCATGTCTAGGGCGTGCCGCGCAGGCTGTCGAGGACCTTCTGTACCCGCCGCAGACGGGTGGCCTCCGTCCTCGCCCCCTCGACCTGGACGACGTGGTCCTTGCGGTAGCCCGGGGCCAGCGTGTCGAAGGCCGCGCGCATGCCCGGCTCGGCCTCGAGGGCGGTCGCCAGGTCGTCCGGGACGGCGACCTGCCGCGGGCCCGTCTCGCGCCGGAGCGTGACCTCGACCGTCCCGCCGGTGGCGACGCCTGCCAGGCGCCGGTTCTCGGTGCTCATGCCCAGCAGCGTCCGCCCGGCCATGACGGCCGTCGTGCTCGTCCAGGTGTGCGTGCCGACCGTGACCACGACCGGGACCCGCCTGCCCCCGCCGAGCGCCTCCAGGACCT is part of the Aquipuribacter hungaricus genome and encodes:
- a CDS encoding YdeI/OmpD-associated family protein, with the protein product MGEDAPAPVTFTTQVLDAGGTKAGIEVPDEVLEALGGGRRVPVVVTVGTHTWTSTTAVMAGRTLLGMSTENRRLAGVATGGTVEVTLRRETGPRQVAVPDDLATALEAEPGMRAAFDTLAPGYRKDHVVQVEGARTEATRLRRVQKVLDSLRGTP
- a CDS encoding DUF418 domain-containing protein → MHPDASVSAPARGGPVDRAGRLLAPDLARGLALLGIALANCVSYVSGVTTGPLARPVEATPADRAVDTVVGLLVDNRAFPMFTMLFAYGFVTVLRRQASAGVPWPRARGLLVRRSLGLAVLGAAHLLLLFAGDILLVYGLLGLALVLVVRAGDRVLRLVGWLTLPVFLGLGALDGVAEGDPGGPPGYLDDLLDRVLVLVSTVVGAPLFVAALAPAAVVGVLLARSQVLEDPAAHLPLLRRLVLVGLPVSVLGAVPLVLLSTQVVQAPPAVDLLAGALHGGTGLLGAAAFLGGVGWLVAARARRADDPRRGVVRALAAVGERSLSCYLLQSVLLVPLLAPWALGLGVGAGTALVSGVAVAVYLVTVVVALLLDRAGRRGPAEVLLRRVVYGAAPNVR
- a CDS encoding GlsB/YeaQ/YmgE family stress response membrane protein; this translates as MGIIGWIVLGLIAGLIAKAIMPGKDPGGLIITIILGIVGALLGGFLASAIFGVSPNDGFFDLSTWISAIVGALIVLGIYRAVAGRRHSRV
- a CDS encoding YihY/virulence factor BrkB family protein produces the protein MSSRGTTTSEQAGTGDGALPGAQATKPTEIPASGWKQVLKRAWKEAKADNVPMLAGGVAFFAFLALFPAMIALISLWGLVVGGPDAARQAEELTAGLPQEASSIIAEQMKAVGSQDSGLGIGFVISILLALWSASGGTANLIKAVNIAYDEDETRGFVKLRGLALLLTLGAIVFVILSVGLVAVVPPVLDNLGLGIAGTIAAQAARWVLLVVLVAVALAVVYRLAPDRDDPKLRWVSQGAAVATVLWLLGSIAFSLYVSNFGSYNETYGAIAGVAVLLLWLYLTTYIILLGAEINAETERQTLKDTTTGPEQPMGSRGAEAADSKASATETAKGRRR